Within Desulfitobacterium chlororespirans DSM 11544, the genomic segment TGTATTAAAGATAAGGATTATCGGGATCGCATCGATATTACACCCGATGAATTCTATGGCTTTATTGAGGATCTGGACGCTCCCCCTACTACATCAATGCCGAGTCCCGCAGAGTATCTGAAGATTTTTAAGCGAGCTATTGAAGAAGGTCATCGTTCTATTCTCTGTATTTGTATGTCCAGTGGTACCAGCGGCTCTTATCAGTCGGCAGTTATAGCACGGGACTATTTTTTTGAGGAATATCCGGAGATGACGGATCGGATTCATGTCGTGGATTCTAAATGCATGAGCCATGGCAGTGGCTGGTTAATTTTAAAAAGTGCCAGAATGAGAGAGAAGGGGGCCGCCTTTGCCGAGCTTGTGGAGTTTAATGAGGCCCATAAGACCAGTGTGAAGCATTACCTTTCGGTTGATGATTTGGATCATCTGATTCGCAGCGGCAGGTTGAGCAATGCCAGTGCTTTTGTGGGCAAATTGTTGAAGTTGAAGCCGATTATGACCATGAAAAAAGGCAAAGGCTCCATTGTAGCCAAAGAGAGAGGACGGAAGAAAGTCCTTGAGCACTATGTTTCCGAGTTTTCCCGGCGGGTTGACGATGGGCTGACCGATTTTATTATTATCGGCTATACCTCTGATATGACTTATGCAGAAAATTTAAAGCATAAAATTGAAAAAGATACCGCTTACAAGGGCGATATCTATATCATGCAAATGGGAGTAGCGGTAGGGACCCATGTTGGTCTTGGGGCTTTATCCATGTTCTTCATGGAAAAAGGCCACATGAAAGACAATCTCCTTATTAATGAAGTCCACGGATTGACTGCTTTGAAGAATCAACTTTTAAGGAATTAACCTTAAGGAATTAGCTTTCTGAATGAGAAGGGGCTGATGCCAAGAGCTGCGAAGTTTATTGAGCAACAGCCTCTTTGTATTGTTAATCTGCTTTTGTTATGGTATTCTTTAAATAGGAAAATTATGGGATGGTGATGCCCGTGGATATTTCGCGCTATGTGCTTGGACATAAAGAAAGAGTTAAGAAAGAAGACCAAAATCGGGAGAAGTTTCTTGATGAGGCTATGGATAAGGCTAAGCAAATCGCTGAGGAATTACCCAGAGTCTTTCCTGATGTAGAAGTTTATCTTTTTGGTTCGTTGACGACGGAGTTCTATGAATTGACTTCAGACATTGATCTTGCTATTAAAGGGCTCCGGGAAGAGGATTACTTCAAAGCACTCAAGATAGCTGAGAAAATTGCGGCACCTATTTCAGTCGATCTTGTGCAAGTGGAATATGCACAGGAAACCTTGCAAAAGAATATTGAACGAGAGGGTGTGAAATTATGACCGGCGGGGAAAAGAAGATGATTCAGTATCGTAAGCTGCTTGGCGATTTGCAGCTGGATATGGACTCCATTATGAAACTAAGCCGGGAGATTAGGTTGATAGCACAAGATATTGAAAAGAGCCAAGGGGAAATTCCTAATCGAGACTTGATTTCTTGTGCAGCCTATCTTCATCATTTTTACACCGGCATTGAATCCATGTTTGAAAGAATTTCGCGGGTAATTGATGGCGGGGCATCAACAAGTGGGGGAGATTATCACCGGGAGCTGCTTAAGTCGATGGCCTATGAGATTCCGATGATAAGACCTTCGATCATCAGTATCGAATTAGCAGAAGAGCTTGATGAATACCGGAGATTCAGGCATATGTTTCGTCATGCGTATGGTTCGGAATTACGGTGGCGAAAAATGCAGCCATTAGCTAATGGAGTATCTTCTACAGTTGCAGGAATTGAGGGTGCTTATCAAAAGACAGTCAACTTCATAGAAGAGCTAATCAGGGGTTTGTCTCAATGAAGCAGACAGGGGAGTTGTAATGCCCGTCCTGAATGAACTAGTTGAATTGCGGATAAGGGATTTAAGCAAAACAAAGCTCTTATTAGGGGCTGCTTTGATAGATTTAAGAATATAATAAAAACACCTGTGTTGTTAAACGGAGAGCTCCGCCTAGCACCACAGGTGTTTTTATTCATAAGAAAAGGGTGTATAATGTAGTGTCAGGCTTTTGAGCTGACGCCTTATCTTTGATATAACCGATTTAGTGAGGTCAAAATGGAAGAGAAATCGTCAAAAACCGGAGTGTTGTCTGCCTTGGCTGCTTACACAGCCTGGGGACTGCTCCCTATCTATTGGAAAGCTTTACAAGGTGTGCCGGCACGGGAAATTTTAGCTCATCGGATTATATGGTCCTTTGTTTTTGTCGTTTTGTTAATTGTATATAAAAAGCAATGGGGTAATATCAGAAGTGTCCTCCAGGATCGCTCAAAAGCGTTGGGACTGCTGCTAAGCGCCTTGTTAGTCACATCCAATTGGTACATCTATATTTGGGCAGTAAACAGCAATAAAGTTGTGGAAGCAAGCCTTGGTTATTATTTTAATCCCCTGATCGTTGTTTTGATGGGAATTATGGTATTGGGGGAACGGATCGATCGCTGGCAGATTGCCTCCATCGTGTTGGCATGCCTTGGGGTACTTATCCTTGCTTTGGAGTATGGAAAAATTCCCTGGATTTCCCTGGGTCTTGCGACAACATTTGCTTTATATGGTTTGGCGAAACGGTTAGTGGCTGTGGACTCCTTACTCGGCTTGACTTTAGAAACCGCCGTGGTTACACCCATTGCCATAATTTATCTTTGGACCACAGGGGCAAACGGTGGAGGAACAATCAGTCATTTGGGTACTTCAACCCTTCTGTTGCTCATGGGAGCGGGAATCGTGACCGCCATACCTTTGTTATGGTTCGCCCATGCCGCCAAGAATGTGCCCTTTACAACGATAGGCTTTATTCAATATCTATCACCTACGTTAAGCCTATTGCTTGGCGTGTTCGTCTATCATGAGGAATTTACATCGACTCATGCCTTGAGTTTCGGCTTTATTTGGTTGGCTTTAGCTGTATATTCGATTTCCAGAATATTTGTTTTCCGAAAGGCTAACCTGGGTGCGGCTCATTCGTTACAAGGAAAATAAGCTCAATTCAATGGGTTGGGAATGAGAGGCATTTTTTCATTGAGTTCTTCTTAATCGGCATAGGATGCACTTAGCTCCTGGAGGAGAGCATAGATTCTTTCCGCCAGCTCCATGTCCAAGGTACCGGTGCCGCAGCTTGGGGTAAGCATGCTTTGTGACCGCAGCCGGTCTTCGTTGACTCCTCTTTTGGTGAGTTCTTTAATGTTCGTTTCCAGACGCTCACGGAGGCTCGCCGCTGATTCTCCCCAGGCTTTGGCTGACGTGGGAACGATGCCCCAGGAGAGAATGCCCCCATTCTGGAGAAATTGATCGAGAGGTTCGGCAAGGACGGCCATGCTTGTCATATATTCATAGGCGTCAAAGTTGACGACCCTGATCCTGGAGTCGAAGAGGAGAGTCCAATCCATTCCTGCACAGACGTGAGCCCCGGGTATCCCGCCTTCGGCGAGAATTCCTTCGGCCACTTCATTAATATTCTCGATTAAAATAGTTCGATCTAATGTCAGGTGGGTTGAGGCGCCATAAGCATACAGGCCGGGGTCATCGATGGACATCAGGACGGGCAGCCCGTACTGAGCCAGGCGCTTCGTCTGCCAGCGGGCGTGACAGCGCAGGGATTTAACCAGGATATCCCGTTGGAAGTCGTCATAATAGGCAGCTTTGCGGTTGGGGTCCGTAATTTGCATTCCCAGGGTTACCGGGCCGCTTAACTGCCCCTTCAAGAGCAGGGCTTCCTGAGTGCCTTGCTGATCAAGTATCGCGCAAAACTCGTTGAACCCCAATCCCCCCTCCGGAGTGAAGCCGAATTCAGCCAAGGCATTGGGATCGCCTGCTTCAGCATGCAGATAATACTCGTAAAAACGAGCCATCCGCTCCGTCCAATCCGGGGCGTCCACTTGGAAACGGGGCTGTTCAAATCCGCCAATACAGCCTGTTTCAATCAGGATTTTTAGATACTGTCCCACAAAGGAGCTTTCTGCGCCCAGTTGGGGGAGCTGGGGCCAATGAGGTGCTTGGGGGAGGGTTTTCCATATCTGGCTTAAAGCTGTTTCAGCTTGAGCATAGGGGAGGCTGCCTACGCCTGTGGCGAGGAAGCGGGGCTGCCAAGAGGATGAATCGAACATAGCATGAACCTACTTTCTCCGAAGAGTATTGATGGATGATAACTTTATAATCATATATTTTGGATTGATATACATAGATTATATCTTTAATGGAAGTCATTAGCAAAGAGATTAGTAGTTCCAGACCCGATGTGAAGCCCCAAATGCTGAAAACTGCCTAGTCGAAGTAGGGATGTTGAAAGGTATATGGACTATAACAACTGCTTAAAGGATAAATTAAAAGATCTGCCGGAGCAGCCGGGAGTTTATTTAATGCACGATTCCTTGGGTAATATTATCTATGTGGGCAAAGCTAAGAACCTCAAGAACCGAGTCTCCCAATATTTTTATAAGCAAAAGAGCCGGGACCCTAAAGTGGAGGAAATGATCCTGCGTATTGCGGATTGGGAGTACCGGATAGTGGATACAGAGCTGGATGCCCTCCTGGAAGAGTGCCGCCTGATTAAGGAACTCAAGCCTCATTACAACAGGCAGATGAAAAATCATCAGAAGTATGTCTACATCAGGATACCTGATGAAAGCTTTCCCAAGGTAGACATTGTTCAGGAGAGGGAGGAAGGTGGAGGGGTATACTACGGCCCTTTCAGCAGCCGTCATTGGGTAGAAACCGCTGTGGAATGTCTCAGTGACATCTTCTTAATCCGTAAATGTTCCGCTCCTGGCCGAGGCAAGGGGCGGAATGGCTGCTTGTACCGGCAACTGGGCACCTGTGCCGGGGTGTGCACCGGGAAGGTCAGCTCTGAGGAATACCGGGAGAGGCTGAAGGCAGTTTGTCAAGCGATTGAAGCCGGGGACAAGGAAGCCATGAAGGAGCTTAGCAGCCAATTGGCAAGGGCAGTCGAGGCGCTCAATTTCGAAACGGCGGCTCGTTATCGGGAGTATCTGCTGGGGCTACGCTATATACAAGGAAGGCAAAAATTCCTCAAGGGCACATGCCGCAATAAAAACCTGCTTGCTCTTGAAGATTTGGACACTGAAAGAAAGACTGTCAAGGTCTTCCTAATCAAAGGAAATAGAGTATTGATGAGCAGGGTGCTCACTTGGCTTGATGAGAATTTAAAGCAATTTCTCAGGGAAATCCCTCAAGCCCTGGCAGACCAGCCGGGCTGTTCCCGACAGCTGACACAGGAGGAAGTGGACGAGGCTCAAATCCTTGAT encodes:
- a CDS encoding DegV family protein, with translation MIKILADSTCDLSQEVLEKYKIDIAPLTICIKDKDYRDRIDITPDEFYGFIEDLDAPPTTSMPSPAEYLKIFKRAIEEGHRSILCICMSSGTSGSYQSAVIARDYFFEEYPEMTDRIHVVDSKCMSHGSGWLILKSARMREKGAAFAELVEFNEAHKTSVKHYLSVDDLDHLIRSGRLSNASAFVGKLLKLKPIMTMKKGKGSIVAKERGRKKVLEHYVSEFSRRVDDGLTDFIIIGYTSDMTYAENLKHKIEKDTAYKGDIYIMQMGVAVGTHVGLGALSMFFMEKGHMKDNLLINEVHGLTALKNQLLRN
- a CDS encoding nucleotidyltransferase family protein, which produces MPVDISRYVLGHKERVKKEDQNREKFLDEAMDKAKQIAEELPRVFPDVEVYLFGSLTTEFYELTSDIDLAIKGLREEDYFKALKIAEKIAAPISVDLVQVEYAQETLQKNIEREGVKL
- the rarD gene encoding EamA family transporter RarD; its protein translation is MEEKSSKTGVLSALAAYTAWGLLPIYWKALQGVPAREILAHRIIWSFVFVVLLIVYKKQWGNIRSVLQDRSKALGLLLSALLVTSNWYIYIWAVNSNKVVEASLGYYFNPLIVVLMGIMVLGERIDRWQIASIVLACLGVLILALEYGKIPWISLGLATTFALYGLAKRLVAVDSLLGLTLETAVVTPIAIIYLWTTGANGGGTISHLGTSTLLLLMGAGIVTAIPLLWFAHAAKNVPFTTIGFIQYLSPTLSLLLGVFVYHEEFTSTHALSFGFIWLALAVYSISRIFVFRKANLGAAHSLQGK
- a CDS encoding methionine synthase, which produces MFDSSSWQPRFLATGVGSLPYAQAETALSQIWKTLPQAPHWPQLPQLGAESSFVGQYLKILIETGCIGGFEQPRFQVDAPDWTERMARFYEYYLHAEAGDPNALAEFGFTPEGGLGFNEFCAILDQQGTQEALLLKGQLSGPVTLGMQITDPNRKAAYYDDFQRDILVKSLRCHARWQTKRLAQYGLPVLMSIDDPGLYAYGASTHLTLDRTILIENINEVAEGILAEGGIPGAHVCAGMDWTLLFDSRIRVVNFDAYEYMTSMAVLAEPLDQFLQNGGILSWGIVPTSAKAWGESAASLRERLETNIKELTKRGVNEDRLRSQSMLTPSCGTGTLDMELAERIYALLQELSASYAD
- a CDS encoding GIY-YIG nuclease family protein encodes the protein MDYNNCLKDKLKDLPEQPGVYLMHDSLGNIIYVGKAKNLKNRVSQYFYKQKSRDPKVEEMILRIADWEYRIVDTELDALLEECRLIKELKPHYNRQMKNHQKYVYIRIPDESFPKVDIVQEREEGGGVYYGPFSSRHWVETAVECLSDIFLIRKCSAPGRGKGRNGCLYRQLGTCAGVCTGKVSSEEYRERLKAVCQAIEAGDKEAMKELSSQLARAVEALNFETAARYREYLLGLRYIQGRQKFLKGTCRNKNLLALEDLDTERKTVKVFLIKGNRVLMSRVLTWLDENLKQFLREIPQALADQPGCSRQLTQEEVDEAQILDSYLRKDRVISIPIPQKALKQGEFVEGMLKRIKNKKGDNYGQEIL